One Siniperca chuatsi isolate FFG_IHB_CAS linkage group LG8, ASM2008510v1, whole genome shotgun sequence DNA segment encodes these proteins:
- the prps1b gene encoding ribose-phosphate pyrophosphokinase 1 isoform X1, which yields MPNIKIFSGSSHPDLSQKIADRLGLELGKVVTKKFSNQETCVEIGESVRGEDVYIVQSGCGEINDNLMELLIMINACKIASASRVTAVIPCFPYARQDKKDKVGSRAPISAKLVANMLSVSGADHIITMDLHASQIQGFFDIPVDNLYAEPAVLKWIKENIPEWKNCTIVSPDAGGAKRVTSIADRLNVDFALIHKERKKANEVDRMVLVGDVTDRVAILVDDMADTCGTICHAADKLISAGATKVYAILTHGIFSGPAISRINNACFEAVVVTNTIPQEEKMKHCPKIQVIDISMILAEAIRRTHNGESVSYLFSHVPL from the exons ATGCCGAATATCAAAATATTCAGCGGGAGCTCACATCCGGACCTGTCTCAGAAAATAGCAGACCGCCTGGGTCTCGAGCTGGGGAAGGTTGTTACGAAGAAATTTAGCAACCAAGAAACATG CGTGGAGATAGGTGAGAGCGTACGTGGGGAAGATGTCTACATCGTGCAGAGTGGCTGTGGGGAGATCAATGACAATTTGATGGAGCTGCTGATCATGATCAACGCCTGCAAGATTGCCTCTGCCTCCAGGGTCACGGCTGTCATCCCCTGCTTTCCATATGCCCGGCAAGACAAGAAGGACAAGGTGGGG AGCCGTGCTCCTATCTCTGCCAAGTTGGTGGCCAACATGTTGTCAGTGTCAGGCGCTGACCATATCATCACTATGGACTTGCATGCCTCACAGATACAG GGATTCTTTGATATCCCTGTTGATAACTTGTATGCAGAGCCAGCTGTGCTGAAATGGATCAAAGAGAACATCCCTGAATGGAAGAACTGTACCATTGTCTCACCCGACGCAGGAGGAGCCAAGAG GGTCACCTCAATAGCAGACAGGTTGAATGTGGACTTTGCGCTTATtcacaaggagaggaaaaaggcaAATGAGGTGGACCGCATGGTTCTCGTCGGAGATGTAACAGATCGGGTTGCCATTCTGGTGGATGACATGGCTGACACGTGTGGCACAATCTGTCATGCTGCTGACAA ACTGATTTCTGCTGGTGCCACCAAGGTGTATGCCATCTTAACCCATGGCATCTTCTCGGGCCCAGCTATCTCACGCATCAACAATGCCTGCTTTGAAGCTGTAGTGGTCACCAATACAATCCCTcaggaggagaaaatgaagCATTGTCCCAAAATACAG GTTATTGACATCTCCATGATCCTTGCAGAGGCCATCCGTAGAACTCACAACGGCGAGTCGGTGTCGTACCTGTTCAGCCATGTCCCTTTGTAA
- the tmsb1 gene encoding thymosin beta 1: MSDKQEVIQEVKTFNRGSLKKSNTEEKNHIPTQQEIEEEKKAIKEGKCK, encoded by the exons ATGAGCGACAAACAGGAGGTAATTCAGGAGGTGAAGACGTTTAATAGGGGAAGCCTAAAGAAGTCTAACACGGAAGAAAAAAACCATATTCCAACCCAGCAGG AAattgaagaggagaagaaagccATAAAAGAGGGGAAGTGTAAGTGA
- the prps1b gene encoding ribose-phosphate pyrophosphokinase 1 isoform X2 translates to MPNIKIFSGSSHPDLSQKIADRLGLELGKVVTKKFSNQETCVEIGESVRGEDVYIVQSGCGEINDNLMELLIMINACKIASASRVTAVIPCFPYARQDKKDKSRAPISAKLVANMLSVSGADHIITMDLHASQIQGFFDIPVDNLYAEPAVLKWIKENIPEWKNCTIVSPDAGGAKRVTSIADRLNVDFALIHKERKKANEVDRMVLVGDVTDRVAILVDDMADTCGTICHAADKLISAGATKVYAILTHGIFSGPAISRINNACFEAVVVTNTIPQEEKMKHCPKIQVIDISMILAEAIRRTHNGESVSYLFSHVPL, encoded by the exons ATGCCGAATATCAAAATATTCAGCGGGAGCTCACATCCGGACCTGTCTCAGAAAATAGCAGACCGCCTGGGTCTCGAGCTGGGGAAGGTTGTTACGAAGAAATTTAGCAACCAAGAAACATG CGTGGAGATAGGTGAGAGCGTACGTGGGGAAGATGTCTACATCGTGCAGAGTGGCTGTGGGGAGATCAATGACAATTTGATGGAGCTGCTGATCATGATCAACGCCTGCAAGATTGCCTCTGCCTCCAGGGTCACGGCTGTCATCCCCTGCTTTCCATATGCCCGGCAAGACAAGAAGGACAAG AGCCGTGCTCCTATCTCTGCCAAGTTGGTGGCCAACATGTTGTCAGTGTCAGGCGCTGACCATATCATCACTATGGACTTGCATGCCTCACAGATACAG GGATTCTTTGATATCCCTGTTGATAACTTGTATGCAGAGCCAGCTGTGCTGAAATGGATCAAAGAGAACATCCCTGAATGGAAGAACTGTACCATTGTCTCACCCGACGCAGGAGGAGCCAAGAG GGTCACCTCAATAGCAGACAGGTTGAATGTGGACTTTGCGCTTATtcacaaggagaggaaaaaggcaAATGAGGTGGACCGCATGGTTCTCGTCGGAGATGTAACAGATCGGGTTGCCATTCTGGTGGATGACATGGCTGACACGTGTGGCACAATCTGTCATGCTGCTGACAA ACTGATTTCTGCTGGTGCCACCAAGGTGTATGCCATCTTAACCCATGGCATCTTCTCGGGCCCAGCTATCTCACGCATCAACAATGCCTGCTTTGAAGCTGTAGTGGTCACCAATACAATCCCTcaggaggagaaaatgaagCATTGTCCCAAAATACAG GTTATTGACATCTCCATGATCCTTGCAGAGGCCATCCGTAGAACTCACAACGGCGAGTCGGTGTCGTACCTGTTCAGCCATGTCCCTTTGTAA
- the LOC122880445 gene encoding solute carrier family 25 member 53-like, translating into MAGSPDHKRDEERLRDPIVRFHSYLNGGTSSLLSTLIVFPVYKTVFRQQINNTPLHQAVGQLYKEGPVKLYRGVAPPLLMRTVNGTLLFGLQDTLLCQLSLSSQNVIFTSALPALAGFGAGLVEAVISTPLERVQNVLQNSQNDRHLPTLKSVLVRLKAQRPAVGYYRAFLPITARNTLGSSLYFGLKGPVCAVVAVQGLSPMVSSFISGTLTSMAISLALYPLSVLVANMQAQVGGEVKGVMACWKMLWKSRQQSVALLYRGGSLVILRSCITWGLTTAIYDRQKKRSD; encoded by the coding sequence ATGGCAGGAAGCCCCGACCATAAACGAGATGAAGAGCGCCTCAGAGACCCAATTGTTCGTTTCCACAGCTACTTGAATGGAGGGACCTCCAGCTTGCTATCCACCCTCATCGTCTTCCCTGTCTACAAAACTGTTTTCCGTCAACAAATCAACAACACCCCGCTTCACCAGGCAGTGGGACAGCTCTACAAAGAGGGACCTGTAAAGCTCTACAGGGGTGTGGCCCCACCATTACTGATGAGGACAGTGAATGGCACTTTGCTCTTTGGTCTCCAGGACACCCTCCTCTGCCAGCTCTCCCTGTCATCCCAAAATGTCATCTTTACCTCTGCCCTGCCTGCTCTGGCTGGGTTTGGTGCAGGTTTGGTAGAAGCTGTGATTTCTACCCCCTTAGAGCGCGTCCAGAATGTGTTGCAAAACAGCCAAAACGACCGTCATCTACCCACCCTGAAGAGTGTTCTTGTCAGGCTCAAGGCACAGAGGCCGGCCGTAGGGTACTACAGAGCTTTCCTGCCCATCACAGCCCGCAACACTCTTGGCAGCTCCCTCTACTTTGGCCTGAAGGGGCCCGTGTGTGCTGTCGTGGCAGTACAGGGGCTCTCTCCAATGGTCTCCTCCTTCATCTCAGGAACCCTGACCTCCATGGCAATCAGCTTGGCTCTTTACCCACTGTCTGTGCTAGTGGCAAACATGCAGGCACAGGTGGGAGGGGAGGTGAAAGGGGTCATGGCTTGTTGGAAGATGCTGTGGAAATCTCGGCAGCAGAGTGTGGCTCTGCTGTACCGAGGAGGTTCTCTGGTTATTTTGAGATCATGCATTACATGGGGACTCACCACTGCTATCTATGACAGGCAGAAGAAACGTTCAGACTGA